One window from the genome of Amaranthus tricolor cultivar Red isolate AtriRed21 chromosome 9, ASM2621246v1, whole genome shotgun sequence encodes:
- the LOC130823618 gene encoding eukaryotic translation initiation factor 4G-like isoform X1 has protein sequence MSLNQSRFDKNELQFRKPGCGRSGSGSGSGGQQRPFFGGRGRGGAGATSTATDPYVSSNRSYKKVVNPQSGQPGGNAGPTNTSNFNAATGFQSAEKSTLRAVSNAPTPSIIPKSADTSSQKPSQPVLKAPSLQSSSMSSDSAMPSTPSKGDGSKDFPLQFGSVSPSLMTGMQVPARTSSAPPNLDEQKRNQLQARRDASRPAPEIPLPSAPKQDLPRKDVSVTEHPIAQETYIKSKKNVQVTFVSPTRAHKPSTLPTPGLSVPLPSHQQNVSLQFGGPNRQIQSQGMTPASLQRPIQMGNPSQVPQPVFVSAVQHPLMQTQGIMHHGQNPAFHSQLTPQHPHQSGNVGINISTQYNQQKAGKYDSARKTVKITHPETHEELRLDSRDGGLTASRGHQNGPSQSQPVSAYTGVHPMGYYSNSYPTGLPFFPAQSSHTLTSAQLNASPQAPRFNYSVSQTPPTMPFMNPSVSNTYSVPRVGASLHGTADSSNLDHVRDAQTVVPSSQSSSDPVIVKTAAGEVIKFNAASIPSQNSSPVAPAVPGLIPRESSAIMQVNIAKKETVTKSVSVRDVDKQLGKKGHAEPPLQVVGEQCDSGVSQDLAGSSKAMVNESTDTKSSILSVSKVVTSEAVQTSPLIASAVFSGVDGVNIGAESTSNSSENSKTDNGADKAVKELNAKQNDLPLLEKTTNESTDANVREENEPREPPSDNSTTAFNTANESDQDLQLKKVGHVKGLPDASKRGAEFRDFCIEADKMNTESSLLLDDSSAISDGCSISDFSTLSGATDVISSKGNNVSKSGMSAYEATSVFANITDPRLRNEGEVVDIPRPSSSSGTLSGSSKTSMESNKLNRGKKKRKELLQKADAQGITADLYMAYKGPEEKKEIGVATESNCVANTKEASGDIKSEESTGRDTNEQSKAELDDWEDAAEIPTPKLESSVMGYSGGSVHDEDGVAIKMYSRDFLLTFLVQCTDLPEGFEITSDIADVLMSEKVNVSRSSGRIIDRPTGAARIDRRGSGMMDADRWNKQPGPVRDSGIDLAYASNIMGFRAGPGPNYGVLKSPRMHGPVPQAGGILSGPMHSTGYQGLQRNNSDADRWQRATNFNRGLISAPQGPSQVMHRAENKYEIGKISDEEEAKQRKLKGILNKLTPQNFEKLFEQVKEVNIDNAVTLTGVISQIFDKALMEPTFCEMYANFCQCLASGLPELSVDNEKITFRRLLLNKCQEEFEREEREEQANKADNEGEDETKQFDEVREEMRLKARRRMLGNIRLIGELFKKKMLTERIMHECIKKLLGPNQNPDEENIEALCKLMSTIGEMIDHPKAKEHMDAYFDIMGQLSNNMKLSSRLRFMLKDAIDLRKNKWQQRRKVEGPKKIEEVHRDAAQERQGQVSRLSRGPSMNSAMRRGKPVEFALRGTMLTSLIGQGGGFRGMPSQVHGFGGQDGRIDEKSIFGTRTLSMPLPPRQSGDEAIFLGPQGGLARGTVYRAQPSPSSSSPLLDHAPSYVDSSRTPGGYNGYNNVPAHGVYSAREDHFARNANREARYPDRNSDLARPITPPVPRAAPDQIIASEGELPEESLRNKSVAAIREYYSAKDQKEVAQCIRDLNAPRFYPTVISIWVTDSFERKDLERDMLSKLLVDLTRAREGIFTPAQLVEGFKSVLTELEETVTDAPKAPEFLGQIFARTVIENVITLKDVGRLVHDGGVDGSLLEAGLAGDIIGSVLEMIKSEQGESVLNEIRASSNLRLEDFRPPEPIRSRKLEMFI, from the exons ATGTCCCTCAATCAGTCAAGGTTTGATAAGAACGAGTTACAGTTTAGAAAACCAGGTTGTGGACGATCTGGTTCTGGCTCTGGCTCTGGTGGTCAGCAAAGACCTTTTTTTGGTGGTCGTGGGCGAGGTGGTGCTGGCGCCACATCCACTGCCACCGACCCTTATGTTTCTTCTAATCGAAG TTATAAGAAGGTTGTTAATCCTCAAAGTGGTCAGCCTGGAGGAAATGCAGGACCAACCAATACTTCAAATTTTAATGCTGCTACTGGTTTTCAATCTGCGGAGAAATCAACATTACGTG CAGTTTCGAATGCTCCAACTCCATCTATCATCCCCAAGTCAGCTGATACATCATCTCAAAAACCCAGCCAGCCAGTTCTAAAGGCCCCTTCTTTGCAGTCTTCCTCCATGAGTTCAGATTCTGCAATGCCCTCTACCCCATCAAAGG GTGATGGATCTAAGGATTTTCCTCTGCAATTTGGATCCGTAAGTCCAAGTTTAATGACTGGCATGCAG GTACCTGCTCGTACGAGCTCAGCTCCACCTAATTTGGATGAGCAAAAGCGTAATCAG TTGCAGGCTCGACGTGATGCTTCGAGGCCTGCTCCGGAAATTCCATTACCATCTGCTCCCAAGCAGGATTTGCCAAGAAAGGATGTTTCTGTTACCGAGCATCCTATTGCGCAGGAGACTTATATTAAGTCCAAAAAAAATGTGCAAGTGACATTTGTATCTCCAACACGAGCACATAAACCTTCTACCCTTCCCACACCGGGACTATCTGTTCCGTTACCCTCCCATCAGCAAAATGTTTCCTTGCAGTTTGGTGGACCTAATCGTCAAATTCAGTCTCAAGGCATGACTCCTGCTTCGCTTCAAAGGCCAATACAGATGGGAAATCCTTCCCAAGTTCCTCAACCGGTTTTTGTGTCTGCTGTCCAACATCCGCTTATGCAAACTCAGGGAATTATGCATCACGGTCAGAATCCGGCTTTCCACTCTCAGCTTACACCACAGCATCCACATCAATCAGGGAATGTTGGAATAAATATATCTACTCAGTATAATCAACAGAAGGCTGGAAAATATGACAGTGCACGTAAGACAGTGAAGATAACTCATCCGGAAACACATGAGGAATTAAGACTAGATAGTAGAGATGGTGGATTAACTGCATCACGAGGGCATCAAAATGGGCCCTCACAGTCCCAACCAGTATCTGCTTACACTGGAGTACATCCCATGGGCTACTATTCTAACTCTTATCCAACTGGTCTTCCATTTTTTCCTGCCCAATCTTCGCATACTTTGACAAGTGCACAGTTAAATGCTAGCCCTCAGGCGCCCAGGTTTAACTATTCCGTAAGTCAGACACCCCCTACTATGCCATTTATGAACCCATCTGTGTCTAATACCTATTCCGTTCCCAGAGTTGGGGCTTCATTGCATGGCACTGCTGACTCTTCCAATTTGGATCATGTTAGAGATGCTCAGACAGTGGTTCCTTCATCTCAATCTTCTTCAGACCCTGTGATTGTGAAAACAGCTGCTGGGGAGGTCATAAAGTTCAATGCTGCTTCCATTCCATCACAGAATTCAAGTCCAGTAGCACCTGCTGTTCCTGGCTTGATTCCCAGAGAGTCATCAGCTATTATGCAAGTGAATATTGCAAAGAAGGAAACTGTAACTAAGTCTGTGTCCGTCAGGGATGTTGACAAGCAATTGGGCAAAAAAGGACATGCTGAACCACCACTCCAG GTTGTTGGGGAGCAATGTGATTCCGGAGTGTCTCAGGACCTTGCTGGTTCTTCAAAGGCTATGGTCAATGAATCCACAGACACTAAAAGCTCTATATTATCAGTCTCTAAGGTCGTTACATCAGAAGCTGTCCAAACATCCCCTCTAATTGCTTCTGCAGTATTTAGTGGTGTTGATGGTGTTAATATTGGTGCTGAAAGCACATCTAATTCATCTGAAAATTCCAAAACCGATAATGGTGCGGATAAAGCAGTTAAAGAGCTGAATGCAAAACAAAATGATCTTCCTTTGCTTGAGAAAACCACCAATGAGTCTACGGATGCCAATGTAAGAGAGGAAAATGAACCGAGAGAGCCTCCTTCAGATAATTCTACAACTGCTTTCAACACTGCCAATGAGAGCGATCAGGATCTCCAATTGAAAAAAGTTGGTCATGTGAAAGGTTTACCTGATGCTTCAAAGAGAGGGGCTGAATTTAGAGATTTTTGTATTGAAGCTGATAAAATGAACACAGAAAGCTCTTTGCTTCTTGATGATTCATCTGCTATTTCTGATGGTTGTAGCATCTCAGATTTCAGTACGTTGTCTGGGGCAACAGATGTCATCAGTTCCAAAGGTAACAATGTTTCAAAATCTGGTATGTCAGCCTATGAGGCTACCTCTGTTTTTGCAAATATTACTGATCCACGTTTACGGAATGAAGGTGAAGTCGTGGATATCCCAAGGCCAAGTTCTTCATCAGGTACTTTGTCAGGCTCCAGTAAAACTTCTATGGAATCAAATAAGTTGAATCGAGGCAAGAAGAAGCGGAAGGAATTGCTTCAGAAGGCAGATGCTCAGGGGATAACTGCTGATCTTTACATGGCTTATAAGGGACCtgaggaaaagaaagaaattggtGTTGCCACAGAAAGCAACTGTGTAGCTAACACAAAAGAGGCATCTGGTGATATTAAATCGGAAGAGAGTACTGGTAGGGACACAAATGAGCAGAGTAAAGCTGAGCTTGATGATTGGGAAGATGCTGCTGAAATTCCTACTCCAAAATTGGAGTCCTCAGTTATGGGTTATAGTGGAGGCTCAGTTCATGATGAAGATGGGGTTGCAATCAAAATGTATTCTAGAGATTTCCTCCTTACATTTTTAGTACAATGTACTGATCTCCCAGAAGGGTTTGAAATTACTTCTGATATAGCTGATGTATTAATGTCTGAAAAAGTTAATGTTTCTCGTAGCTCTGGAAGAATCATAGATAGGCCAACAGGAGCCGCCCGAATTGATCGGCGAGGGAGTGGGATGATGGATGCTGACAGGTGGAATAAACAGCCAGGTCCGGTTAGGGATTCTGGGATAGATCTTGCTTATGCAAGCAATATCATGGGTTTTCGTGCTGGTCCAGGGCCTAATTATGGGGTGCTCAAGAGCCCACGGATGCATGGTCCAGTTCCACAAGCTGGAGGGATTCTGTCTGGTCCGATGCATTCCACGGGTTATCAGGGATTGCAAAGAAATAACTCTGATGCTGATCGTTGGCAGAGAGCTACAAATTTTAATAGAGGTTTAATTTCTGCTCCACAGGGTCCTTCCCAAGTGATGCACAGAGCTGAGAACAAGTACGAGATTGGTAAAATATCTGATGAAGAAGAAGCGAAACAGAGGAAGTTGAAGGGTATACTGAATAAGCTGACTCCACAGAACTTTGAGAAGTTGTTTGAGCAAGTTAAAGAAGTCAATATTGACAATGCTGTGACTCTGACTGGAGTAATCTCTCAGATCTTTGACAAGGCTTTAATGGAGCCAACATTTTGTGAAATGTATGCGAATTTCTGCCAGTGTCTTGCATCTGGGTTGCCAGAATTAAGTGTTGACAACGAGAAGATCACCTTCAGGCGATTGTTGCTGAACAAGTGTCAAGAAGAATTTGAGagggaagaaagagaagaacaAGCGAATAAGGCTGATAATGAAGGTGAAGATGAGACTAAGCAATTCGATGAGGTAAGAGAAGAGATGAGACTCAAAGCTAGGAGACGTATGTTGGGAAATATAAGATTAATTGGCGAGTTGTTCAAAAAGAAGATGTTGACTGAAAGAATAATGCACGAGTGTATAAAGAAGCTGCTAGGTCCAAATCAAAATCCAGATGAGGAGAATATCGAGGCATTATGCAAATTAATGAGCACAATTGGTGAGATGATTGATCATCCCAAAGCCAAAGAGCATATGGATGCCTATTTTGACATCATGGGTCAGTTGTCCAACAACATGAAGCTGTCTTCTAGATTGAGGTTCATGTTGAAGGACGCTATTGATTTAAGGAAGAATAAATGGCAACAGAGAAGGAAAGTTGAAGGTCCTAAGAAGATAGAGGAAGTGCATCGTGATGCTGCCCAAGAAAGGCAAGGACAAGTAAGTCGTTTGAGTCGTGGTCCCAGCATGAATTCTGCAATGAGAAGGGGCAAACCTGTGGAGTTTGCTCTTCGGGGAACTATGCTAACTTCTCTGATTGGGCAGGGTGGTGGTTTCAGAGGTATGCCCTCACAGGTTCATGGGTTTGGGGGACAGGATGGGCGGATAGATGAGAAAAGCATCTTTGGAACTCGTACCCTTTCCATGCCATTGCCCCCAAGGCAGTCAGGTGATGAAGCAATATTTTTGGGACCCCAAGGGGGGCTTGCTAGGGGGACAGTATATAGAGCGCAGCCATCGCCGTCGTCAAGTTCGCCTTTATTGGACCATGCTCCATCCTATGTTGATTCTAGCAGGACGCCAGGTGGTTACAATGGTTACAATAATGTGCCAGCGCATGGTGTGTATAGCGCCAGGGAAGATCACTTTGCTAGGAATGCAAATAGGGAGGCCAGATACCCTGATCGAAATTCAGACTTGGCAAGGCCAATAACTCCACCTGTGCCGCGGGCTGCTCCAGATCAAATTATTGCTTCGGAAGGTGAATTGCCTGAGGAGAGCTTACGGAATAAGTCTGTTGCAGCTATAAGAGAGTACTACAG TGCCAAAGATCAGAAAGAAGTTGCACAATGCATCAGAGACTTAAATGCGCCAAGATTTTATCCTACTGTCATATCTATTTGGGTAACCGACTCTTTTGAGAGGAAAGACTTGGAGCGGGATATGCTTTCTAAGCTACTTGTTGATCTCACGAGAGCTCGGGAAGGCATATTTACCCCTGCTCAGCTTGTTGAAGG GTTTAAATCAGTATTGACTGAGTTGGAAGAGACTGTTACTGATGCCCCAAAAGCACCAGAATTCCTCGGCCAGATATTTGCCCGAACAGTGATTGAAAATGTAATAACCTTGAAAGATGTTGGTCGGTTAGTACATGATGGCGGGGTTGATGGTAGTCTTCTAGAAGCGGGGTTGGCAGGTGACATTATCGGCAGTGTGCTAGAAATGATTAAATCTGAGCAAGGAGAATCTGTACTGAATGAGATTCGAGCTAGCTCCAATCTGCGGTTAGAGGATTTTCGACCTCCAGAGCCGATTAGGTCCCGTAAATTAGAGATGTTTATTTAg
- the LOC130823618 gene encoding eukaryotic translation initiation factor 4G-like isoform X3, with translation MSLNQSRFDKNELQFRKPGCGRSGSGSGSGGQQRPFFGGRGRGGAGATSTATDPYVSSNRSYKKVVNPQSGQPGGNAGPTNTSNFNAATGFQSAEKSTLRAVSNAPTPSIIPKSADTSSQKPSQPVLKAPSLQSSSMSSDSAMPSTPSKGDGSKDFPLQFGSVSPSLMTGMQVPARTSSAPPNLDEQKRNQLQARRDASRPAPEIPLPSAPKQDLPRKDVSVTEHPIAQETYIKSKKNVQVTFVSPTRAHKPSTLPTPGLSVPLPSHQQNVSLQFGGPNRQIQSQGMTPASLQRPIQMGNPSQVPQPVFVSAVQHPLMQTQGIMHHGQNPAFHSQLTPQHPHQSGNVGINISTQYNQQKAGKYDSARKTVKITHPETHEELRLDSRDGGLTASRGHQNGPSQSQPVSAYTGVHPMGYYSNSYPTGLPFFPAQSSHTLTSAQLNASPQAPRFNYSVSQTPPTMPFMNPSVSNTYSVPRVGASLHGTADSSNLDHVRDAQTVVPSSQSSSDPVIVKTAAGEVIKFNAASIPSQNSSPVAPAVPGLIPRESSAIMQVNIAKKETVTKSVSVRDVDKQLGKKGHAEPPLQVVGEQCDSGVSQDLAGSSKAMVNESTDTKSSILSVSKVVTSEAVQTSPLIASAVFSGVDGVNIGAESTSNSSENSKTDNGADKAVKELNAKQNDLPLLEKTTNESTDANVREENEPREPPSDNSTTAFNTANESDQDLQLKKVGHVKGLPDASKRGAEFRDFCIEADKMNTESSLLLDDSSAISDGCSISDFSTLSGATDVISSKGEVVDIPRPSSSSGTLSGSSKTSMESNKLNRGKKKRKELLQKADAQGITADLYMAYKGPEEKKEIGVATESNCVANTKEASGDIKSEESTGRDTNEQSKAELDDWEDAAEIPTPKLESSVMGYSGGSVHDEDGVAIKMYSRDFLLTFLVQCTDLPEGFEITSDIADVLMSEKVNVSRSSGRIIDRPTGAARIDRRGSGMMDADRWNKQPGPVRDSGIDLAYASNIMGFRAGPGPNYGVLKSPRMHGPVPQAGGILSGPMHSTGYQGLQRNNSDADRWQRATNFNRGLISAPQGPSQVMHRAENKYEIGKISDEEEAKQRKLKGILNKLTPQNFEKLFEQVKEVNIDNAVTLTGVISQIFDKALMEPTFCEMYANFCQCLASGLPELSVDNEKITFRRLLLNKCQEEFEREEREEQANKADNEGEDETKQFDEVREEMRLKARRRMLGNIRLIGELFKKKMLTERIMHECIKKLLGPNQNPDEENIEALCKLMSTIGEMIDHPKAKEHMDAYFDIMGQLSNNMKLSSRLRFMLKDAIDLRKNKWQQRRKVEGPKKIEEVHRDAAQERQGQVSRLSRGPSMNSAMRRGKPVEFALRGTMLTSLIGQGGGFRGMPSQVHGFGGQDGRIDEKSIFGTRTLSMPLPPRQSGDEAIFLGPQGGLARGTVYRAQPSPSSSSPLLDHAPSYVDSSRTPGGYNGYNNVPAHGVYSAREDHFARNANREARYPDRNSDLARPITPPVPRAAPDQIIASEGELPEESLRNKSVAAIREYYSAKDQKEVAQCIRDLNAPRFYPTVISIWVTDSFERKDLERDMLSKLLVDLTRAREGIFTPAQLVEGFKSVLTELEETVTDAPKAPEFLGQIFARTVIENVITLKDVGRLVHDGGVDGSLLEAGLAGDIIGSVLEMIKSEQGESVLNEIRASSNLRLEDFRPPEPIRSRKLEMFI, from the exons ATGTCCCTCAATCAGTCAAGGTTTGATAAGAACGAGTTACAGTTTAGAAAACCAGGTTGTGGACGATCTGGTTCTGGCTCTGGCTCTGGTGGTCAGCAAAGACCTTTTTTTGGTGGTCGTGGGCGAGGTGGTGCTGGCGCCACATCCACTGCCACCGACCCTTATGTTTCTTCTAATCGAAG TTATAAGAAGGTTGTTAATCCTCAAAGTGGTCAGCCTGGAGGAAATGCAGGACCAACCAATACTTCAAATTTTAATGCTGCTACTGGTTTTCAATCTGCGGAGAAATCAACATTACGTG CAGTTTCGAATGCTCCAACTCCATCTATCATCCCCAAGTCAGCTGATACATCATCTCAAAAACCCAGCCAGCCAGTTCTAAAGGCCCCTTCTTTGCAGTCTTCCTCCATGAGTTCAGATTCTGCAATGCCCTCTACCCCATCAAAGG GTGATGGATCTAAGGATTTTCCTCTGCAATTTGGATCCGTAAGTCCAAGTTTAATGACTGGCATGCAG GTACCTGCTCGTACGAGCTCAGCTCCACCTAATTTGGATGAGCAAAAGCGTAATCAG TTGCAGGCTCGACGTGATGCTTCGAGGCCTGCTCCGGAAATTCCATTACCATCTGCTCCCAAGCAGGATTTGCCAAGAAAGGATGTTTCTGTTACCGAGCATCCTATTGCGCAGGAGACTTATATTAAGTCCAAAAAAAATGTGCAAGTGACATTTGTATCTCCAACACGAGCACATAAACCTTCTACCCTTCCCACACCGGGACTATCTGTTCCGTTACCCTCCCATCAGCAAAATGTTTCCTTGCAGTTTGGTGGACCTAATCGTCAAATTCAGTCTCAAGGCATGACTCCTGCTTCGCTTCAAAGGCCAATACAGATGGGAAATCCTTCCCAAGTTCCTCAACCGGTTTTTGTGTCTGCTGTCCAACATCCGCTTATGCAAACTCAGGGAATTATGCATCACGGTCAGAATCCGGCTTTCCACTCTCAGCTTACACCACAGCATCCACATCAATCAGGGAATGTTGGAATAAATATATCTACTCAGTATAATCAACAGAAGGCTGGAAAATATGACAGTGCACGTAAGACAGTGAAGATAACTCATCCGGAAACACATGAGGAATTAAGACTAGATAGTAGAGATGGTGGATTAACTGCATCACGAGGGCATCAAAATGGGCCCTCACAGTCCCAACCAGTATCTGCTTACACTGGAGTACATCCCATGGGCTACTATTCTAACTCTTATCCAACTGGTCTTCCATTTTTTCCTGCCCAATCTTCGCATACTTTGACAAGTGCACAGTTAAATGCTAGCCCTCAGGCGCCCAGGTTTAACTATTCCGTAAGTCAGACACCCCCTACTATGCCATTTATGAACCCATCTGTGTCTAATACCTATTCCGTTCCCAGAGTTGGGGCTTCATTGCATGGCACTGCTGACTCTTCCAATTTGGATCATGTTAGAGATGCTCAGACAGTGGTTCCTTCATCTCAATCTTCTTCAGACCCTGTGATTGTGAAAACAGCTGCTGGGGAGGTCATAAAGTTCAATGCTGCTTCCATTCCATCACAGAATTCAAGTCCAGTAGCACCTGCTGTTCCTGGCTTGATTCCCAGAGAGTCATCAGCTATTATGCAAGTGAATATTGCAAAGAAGGAAACTGTAACTAAGTCTGTGTCCGTCAGGGATGTTGACAAGCAATTGGGCAAAAAAGGACATGCTGAACCACCACTCCAG GTTGTTGGGGAGCAATGTGATTCCGGAGTGTCTCAGGACCTTGCTGGTTCTTCAAAGGCTATGGTCAATGAATCCACAGACACTAAAAGCTCTATATTATCAGTCTCTAAGGTCGTTACATCAGAAGCTGTCCAAACATCCCCTCTAATTGCTTCTGCAGTATTTAGTGGTGTTGATGGTGTTAATATTGGTGCTGAAAGCACATCTAATTCATCTGAAAATTCCAAAACCGATAATGGTGCGGATAAAGCAGTTAAAGAGCTGAATGCAAAACAAAATGATCTTCCTTTGCTTGAGAAAACCACCAATGAGTCTACGGATGCCAATGTAAGAGAGGAAAATGAACCGAGAGAGCCTCCTTCAGATAATTCTACAACTGCTTTCAACACTGCCAATGAGAGCGATCAGGATCTCCAATTGAAAAAAGTTGGTCATGTGAAAGGTTTACCTGATGCTTCAAAGAGAGGGGCTGAATTTAGAGATTTTTGTATTGAAGCTGATAAAATGAACACAGAAAGCTCTTTGCTTCTTGATGATTCATCTGCTATTTCTGATGGTTGTAGCATCTCAGATTTCAGTACGTTGTCTGGGGCAACAGATGTCATCAGTTCCAAAG GTGAAGTCGTGGATATCCCAAGGCCAAGTTCTTCATCAGGTACTTTGTCAGGCTCCAGTAAAACTTCTATGGAATCAAATAAGTTGAATCGAGGCAAGAAGAAGCGGAAGGAATTGCTTCAGAAGGCAGATGCTCAGGGGATAACTGCTGATCTTTACATGGCTTATAAGGGACCtgaggaaaagaaagaaattggtGTTGCCACAGAAAGCAACTGTGTAGCTAACACAAAAGAGGCATCTGGTGATATTAAATCGGAAGAGAGTACTGGTAGGGACACAAATGAGCAGAGTAAAGCTGAGCTTGATGATTGGGAAGATGCTGCTGAAATTCCTACTCCAAAATTGGAGTCCTCAGTTATGGGTTATAGTGGAGGCTCAGTTCATGATGAAGATGGGGTTGCAATCAAAATGTATTCTAGAGATTTCCTCCTTACATTTTTAGTACAATGTACTGATCTCCCAGAAGGGTTTGAAATTACTTCTGATATAGCTGATGTATTAATGTCTGAAAAAGTTAATGTTTCTCGTAGCTCTGGAAGAATCATAGATAGGCCAACAGGAGCCGCCCGAATTGATCGGCGAGGGAGTGGGATGATGGATGCTGACAGGTGGAATAAACAGCCAGGTCCGGTTAGGGATTCTGGGATAGATCTTGCTTATGCAAGCAATATCATGGGTTTTCGTGCTGGTCCAGGGCCTAATTATGGGGTGCTCAAGAGCCCACGGATGCATGGTCCAGTTCCACAAGCTGGAGGGATTCTGTCTGGTCCGATGCATTCCACGGGTTATCAGGGATTGCAAAGAAATAACTCTGATGCTGATCGTTGGCAGAGAGCTACAAATTTTAATAGAGGTTTAATTTCTGCTCCACAGGGTCCTTCCCAAGTGATGCACAGAGCTGAGAACAAGTACGAGATTGGTAAAATATCTGATGAAGAAGAAGCGAAACAGAGGAAGTTGAAGGGTATACTGAATAAGCTGACTCCACAGAACTTTGAGAAGTTGTTTGAGCAAGTTAAAGAAGTCAATATTGACAATGCTGTGACTCTGACTGGAGTAATCTCTCAGATCTTTGACAAGGCTTTAATGGAGCCAACATTTTGTGAAATGTATGCGAATTTCTGCCAGTGTCTTGCATCTGGGTTGCCAGAATTAAGTGTTGACAACGAGAAGATCACCTTCAGGCGATTGTTGCTGAACAAGTGTCAAGAAGAATTTGAGagggaagaaagagaagaacaAGCGAATAAGGCTGATAATGAAGGTGAAGATGAGACTAAGCAATTCGATGAGGTAAGAGAAGAGATGAGACTCAAAGCTAGGAGACGTATGTTGGGAAATATAAGATTAATTGGCGAGTTGTTCAAAAAGAAGATGTTGACTGAAAGAATAATGCACGAGTGTATAAAGAAGCTGCTAGGTCCAAATCAAAATCCAGATGAGGAGAATATCGAGGCATTATGCAAATTAATGAGCACAATTGGTGAGATGATTGATCATCCCAAAGCCAAAGAGCATATGGATGCCTATTTTGACATCATGGGTCAGTTGTCCAACAACATGAAGCTGTCTTCTAGATTGAGGTTCATGTTGAAGGACGCTATTGATTTAAGGAAGAATAAATGGCAACAGAGAAGGAAAGTTGAAGGTCCTAAGAAGATAGAGGAAGTGCATCGTGATGCTGCCCAAGAAAGGCAAGGACAAGTAAGTCGTTTGAGTCGTGGTCCCAGCATGAATTCTGCAATGAGAAGGGGCAAACCTGTGGAGTTTGCTCTTCGGGGAACTATGCTAACTTCTCTGATTGGGCAGGGTGGTGGTTTCAGAGGTATGCCCTCACAGGTTCATGGGTTTGGGGGACAGGATGGGCGGATAGATGAGAAAAGCATCTTTGGAACTCGTACCCTTTCCATGCCATTGCCCCCAAGGCAGTCAGGTGATGAAGCAATATTTTTGGGACCCCAAGGGGGGCTTGCTAGGGGGACAGTATATAGAGCGCAGCCATCGCCGTCGTCAAGTTCGCCTTTATTGGACCATGCTCCATCCTATGTTGATTCTAGCAGGACGCCAGGTGGTTACAATGGTTACAATAATGTGCCAGCGCATGGTGTGTATAGCGCCAGGGAAGATCACTTTGCTAGGAATGCAAATAGGGAGGCCAGATACCCTGATCGAAATTCAGACTTGGCAAGGCCAATAACTCCACCTGTGCCGCGGGCTGCTCCAGATCAAATTATTGCTTCGGAAGGTGAATTGCCTGAGGAGAGCTTACGGAATAAGTCTGTTGCAGCTATAAGAGAGTACTACAG TGCCAAAGATCAGAAAGAAGTTGCACAATGCATCAGAGACTTAAATGCGCCAAGATTTTATCCTACTGTCATATCTATTTGGGTAACCGACTCTTTTGAGAGGAAAGACTTGGAGCGGGATATGCTTTCTAAGCTACTTGTTGATCTCACGAGAGCTCGGGAAGGCATATTTACCCCTGCTCAGCTTGTTGAAGG GTTTAAATCAGTATTGACTGAGTTGGAAGAGACTGTTACTGATGCCCCAAAAGCACCAGAATTCCTCGGCCAGATATTTGCCCGAACAGTGATTGAAAATGTAATAACCTTGAAAGATGTTGGTCGGTTAGTACATGATGGCGGGGTTGATGGTAGTCTTCTAGAAGCGGGGTTGGCAGGTGACATTATCGGCAGTGTGCTAGAAATGATTAAATCTGAGCAAGGAGAATCTGTACTGAATGAGATTCGAGCTAGCTCCAATCTGCGGTTAGAGGATTTTCGACCTCCAGAGCCGATTAGGTCCCGTAAATTAGAGATGTTTATTTAg